Part of the Jatrophihabitans sp. GAS493 genome, GATCGCCTCGGCGGCCAACTGCTGCTTCCCCAGGGGGAAATGGTGGTAGATCGATCCTCTGGGCGCCCCGCTGTGGGCCAGGACCTCGGAGAAGGAGGTGGCGCTGACGCCGTGCGAACTTATGAGCGTGGCGGCGCTGCTCACCATGCTGCCGCGGCTGTCCCTGCTGATGGCGGTCTCCTTCGCTGAAGCGTTCGGCGCCGAGTGTTCTGGCTCAAGTTAGCCGATCGCTTGCTATGACGACCGACATAGACCATGCTGATGGACGAGTAATATGCCAATCATCATATTCCGCCCGAGCTTAAGACCGAGGAGCGTTTCGCTATGCCCATGATCGACGTGTACGCCACCGCCGGAACCTTCAGCGACAAGCACAAGCTGGCCCAGGATGTCGCCGCCGCGGTGATGCGTTGGGAGCAGGTGCCGCCGATCGCGCTGTTTCTCAACAACACGGCGGCCTTCGTCCATGACCTGCCGGCCGACTCCATCTCGAACGCCGCCGGCGACAACAACTATGTCCGCGTGCAAGTCCTCACGCCGGTGAATGTGCTCGACCGCGACAAGCAGCTCGGCGTGGTCAGGGAGCTGACCGAGATCGTCGCGGCGGCGGCCGGGGATCCGAGCCTGCCGCAGCGAACCTGGGTGCTCATCAGCGAGTCGCCCGAAGGTGGCTGGGGGATCGGCGGCCACGCAAATACCGGCGACGACATCACAGCCGCTGCGCGTGCCGAGCTGGCTGCGATCGCCGCGGCGAAGACTGATTCGTAGGTCAGCCTGTCGCGGCTACCTTGGATGATCTCAAGCTGAGCGCGGTCTTCGGCACTGCGAGGCCTATTCTCCGCGCGGTCTTTGCGCCGGGTGGTCCTTGGCTCCGGGCGGTCCGTAGCTCCGGGTGGTCCGTAGCTCCGGGCGGTCGTTAGCTCGGGGCC contains:
- a CDS encoding tautomerase family protein; this translates as MPMIDVYATAGTFSDKHKLAQDVAAAVMRWEQVPPIALFLNNTAAFVHDLPADSISNAAGDNNYVRVQVLTPVNVLDRDKQLGVVRELTEIVAAAAGDPSLPQRTWVLISESPEGGWGIGGHANTGDDITAAARAELAAIAAAKTDS